A single Osmerus mordax isolate fOsmMor3 chromosome 7, fOsmMor3.pri, whole genome shotgun sequence DNA region contains:
- the LOC136945975 gene encoding sarcolemmal membrane-associated protein-like isoform X1: MDYSISHLKNQIVSKEFFMSGTAVASARIVAPIRKAKVSSCSFISEKKMDDKKQNEPLNNVTLIKEELNRSNMDPSDSEKTIQRLNKELQEAQELANSGKLKCMELQGLLAEEKSANKQQADESAKQTKLLQGQLGQVNEELAAVREQRDSTTQGSQNELQAAREEVKSLRRALEAASADREREVSAIQGNLATATKEVEKWRQSASKYEREIDSLQGDLQLQSKQWQKAAESQAGELESMQRECMSLQRECSALRSEKQELLNKSQKERGSLQSECASLRAEKEELLRVHQKEKGSVQSECAGLRLEREAILKKQQQLEKDLVSSRAQSAELSSSLKALERSQQELEQRLGALQEQHQQDNSKLQTQLDHATSRSRDLQREYEETQSELSDLKEKYKRTEQEKQSITEELDECKADMKGLQDKGSSTSLLLPVQAILIGLILALLYWCFGALW; this comes from the exons ATGGACTATTCCATTTCGCATCTGAAAAATCAGATAGTTAGTAAAGAGTTCTTCATGTCAGGGACTGCTGTAGCCTCAGCAAGGATAGTAGCACCGATCAGAAAAGCCAAG GTGAGCTCTTGCTCTTTTATTTCAGAAAAGAAAATGGATGACAAAAAGCAGAACGAACCATTGAATAATGTCACACTTATCAAAG aggAGCTGAACCGGTCCAACATGGACCCCAGTGACTCAGAGAAAACCATCCAGCGTTTGAATAAGGAGCTTCAAGAGGCCCAGGAGCTTGCCAACTCAGGGAAACTCAAATGCATGGAACTGCAAG GTCTCCTTGCGGAGGAGAAAAGTGCAAACAAGCAGCAAGCTGATGAATCAGCAAAACAGACTAAACTTCTGCAAG GCCAGCTGGGGCAGGTCAACGAGGAGCTGGCGGCCGTGAGAGAACAGCGAGACAGCACCACCCAGGGCTCCCAGAATGAACTGCAGGCTGCTCGGGAGGAGGTGAAGTCACTGCGTCGGGCCCTGGAGGCAGCCTCCGCCGATCGGGAGCGAGAGGTCTCTGCCATCCAGGGTAACCTAGCAACAGCCACCAAAGAGGTGGAGAAATGGCGTCAGTCGGCCAGCAAGTACGAGCGCGAGATTGACAGCCTGCAGGGGGACCTACAGCTACAGAGCAAACAATGGCAGAAAGCTGCGGAGTCTCAAG CGGGTGAGCTGGAGTCCATGCAAAGGGAGTGCATGAGCCTTCAGAGGGAGTGCTCGGCCCTGCGTTCGGAGAAACAGGAGCTGCTGAATAAGTCCCAGAAGGAGCGGGGCAGTCTGCAGAGTGAGTGTGCCTCCCTCAGGGCTGAGAAGGAGGAGCTGCTCCGGGTGCAccagaaggagaaggggagcgTCCAGAGTGAGTGTGCTGGTCTGCGCTTAGAGAGGGAGGCCATTTTGaagaagcagcagcagctcgAGAAGGACCTGGTCAG ttCCCGTGCCCAGAGTGCAGAGCTGAGCAGCAGCCTGAAGGCTCTGGAGAGGTCCcagcaggagctggagcagaggctgggggCCCTGCAGGAGCAGCACCAGCAGGACAACAGCAAGCTGCAGACCCAGCTGGACCACGCCACCAGCCGctccagagacctgcagagagaG TATGAGGAGACCCAGAGCGAGCTCTCAGATCTGAAGGAAAAGTACAAGAGGACTGAACAGGAAAAGCAGTCGATCACAGAGGAGCTTGATGAGTGTAAAGCAGATATGAAGGGGCTGCAGGATAAAGGATCAAGT ACTTCCCTATTGCTGCCTGTCCAAGCCATACTCATCGGCCTTATCCTGGCTTTGCTGTATTGGTGCTTCGGCGCATTGTGGTAG
- the LOC136945975 gene encoding sarcolemmal membrane-associated protein-like isoform X2: MDYSISHLKNQIVSKEFFMSGTAVASARIVAPIRKAKVSSCSFISEKKMDDKKQNEPLNNVTLIKEELNRSNMDPSDSEKTIQRLNKELQEAQELANSGKLKCMELQGLLAEEKSANKQQADESAKQTKLLQGQLGQVNEELAAVREQRDSTTQGSQNELQAAREEVKSLRRALEAASADREREVSAIQGNLATATKEVEKWRQSASKYEREIDSLQGDLQLQSKQWQKAAESQAGELESMQRECMSLQRECSALRSEKQELLNKSQKERGSLQSECASLRAEKEELLRVHQKEKGSVQSECAGLRLEREAILKKQQQLEKDLVSSRAQSAELSSSLKALERSQQELEQRLGALQEQHQQDNSKLQTQLDHATSRSRDLQREYEETQSELSDLKEKYKRTEQEKQSITEELDECKADMKGLQDKGSSKGWIIWVPAVAVVAALTAVVLART, from the exons ATGGACTATTCCATTTCGCATCTGAAAAATCAGATAGTTAGTAAAGAGTTCTTCATGTCAGGGACTGCTGTAGCCTCAGCAAGGATAGTAGCACCGATCAGAAAAGCCAAG GTGAGCTCTTGCTCTTTTATTTCAGAAAAGAAAATGGATGACAAAAAGCAGAACGAACCATTGAATAATGTCACACTTATCAAAG aggAGCTGAACCGGTCCAACATGGACCCCAGTGACTCAGAGAAAACCATCCAGCGTTTGAATAAGGAGCTTCAAGAGGCCCAGGAGCTTGCCAACTCAGGGAAACTCAAATGCATGGAACTGCAAG GTCTCCTTGCGGAGGAGAAAAGTGCAAACAAGCAGCAAGCTGATGAATCAGCAAAACAGACTAAACTTCTGCAAG GCCAGCTGGGGCAGGTCAACGAGGAGCTGGCGGCCGTGAGAGAACAGCGAGACAGCACCACCCAGGGCTCCCAGAATGAACTGCAGGCTGCTCGGGAGGAGGTGAAGTCACTGCGTCGGGCCCTGGAGGCAGCCTCCGCCGATCGGGAGCGAGAGGTCTCTGCCATCCAGGGTAACCTAGCAACAGCCACCAAAGAGGTGGAGAAATGGCGTCAGTCGGCCAGCAAGTACGAGCGCGAGATTGACAGCCTGCAGGGGGACCTACAGCTACAGAGCAAACAATGGCAGAAAGCTGCGGAGTCTCAAG CGGGTGAGCTGGAGTCCATGCAAAGGGAGTGCATGAGCCTTCAGAGGGAGTGCTCGGCCCTGCGTTCGGAGAAACAGGAGCTGCTGAATAAGTCCCAGAAGGAGCGGGGCAGTCTGCAGAGTGAGTGTGCCTCCCTCAGGGCTGAGAAGGAGGAGCTGCTCCGGGTGCAccagaaggagaaggggagcgTCCAGAGTGAGTGTGCTGGTCTGCGCTTAGAGAGGGAGGCCATTTTGaagaagcagcagcagctcgAGAAGGACCTGGTCAG ttCCCGTGCCCAGAGTGCAGAGCTGAGCAGCAGCCTGAAGGCTCTGGAGAGGTCCcagcaggagctggagcagaggctgggggCCCTGCAGGAGCAGCACCAGCAGGACAACAGCAAGCTGCAGACCCAGCTGGACCACGCCACCAGCCGctccagagacctgcagagagaG TATGAGGAGACCCAGAGCGAGCTCTCAGATCTGAAGGAAAAGTACAAGAGGACTGAACAGGAAAAGCAGTCGATCACAGAGGAGCTTGATGAGTGTAAAGCAGATATGAAGGGGCTGCAGGATAAAGGATCAAGT AAGGGATGGATCATCTGGGTGCCTGCAGTGGCTGTGGTAGCAGCTTTGACTGCTGTTGTGCTTGCCAGGACCTga
- the LOC136945975 gene encoding sarcolemmal membrane-associated protein-like isoform X3 gives MDDKKQNEPLNNVTLIKEELNRSNMDPSDSEKTIQRLNKELQEAQELANSGKLKCMELQGLLAEEKSANKQQADESAKQTKLLQGQLGQVNEELAAVREQRDSTTQGSQNELQAAREEVKSLRRALEAASADREREVSAIQGNLATATKEVEKWRQSASKYEREIDSLQGDLQLQSKQWQKAAESQAGELESMQRECMSLQRECSALRSEKQELLNKSQKERGSLQSECASLRAEKEELLRVHQKEKGSVQSECAGLRLEREAILKKQQQLEKDLVSSRAQSAELSSSLKALERSQQELEQRLGALQEQHQQDNSKLQTQLDHATSRSRDLQREYEETQSELSDLKEKYKRTEQEKQSITEELDECKADMKGLQDKGSSTSLLLPVQAILIGLILALLYWCFGALW, from the exons ATGGATGACAAAAAGCAGAACGAACCATTGAATAATGTCACACTTATCAAAG aggAGCTGAACCGGTCCAACATGGACCCCAGTGACTCAGAGAAAACCATCCAGCGTTTGAATAAGGAGCTTCAAGAGGCCCAGGAGCTTGCCAACTCAGGGAAACTCAAATGCATGGAACTGCAAG GTCTCCTTGCGGAGGAGAAAAGTGCAAACAAGCAGCAAGCTGATGAATCAGCAAAACAGACTAAACTTCTGCAAG GCCAGCTGGGGCAGGTCAACGAGGAGCTGGCGGCCGTGAGAGAACAGCGAGACAGCACCACCCAGGGCTCCCAGAATGAACTGCAGGCTGCTCGGGAGGAGGTGAAGTCACTGCGTCGGGCCCTGGAGGCAGCCTCCGCCGATCGGGAGCGAGAGGTCTCTGCCATCCAGGGTAACCTAGCAACAGCCACCAAAGAGGTGGAGAAATGGCGTCAGTCGGCCAGCAAGTACGAGCGCGAGATTGACAGCCTGCAGGGGGACCTACAGCTACAGAGCAAACAATGGCAGAAAGCTGCGGAGTCTCAAG CGGGTGAGCTGGAGTCCATGCAAAGGGAGTGCATGAGCCTTCAGAGGGAGTGCTCGGCCCTGCGTTCGGAGAAACAGGAGCTGCTGAATAAGTCCCAGAAGGAGCGGGGCAGTCTGCAGAGTGAGTGTGCCTCCCTCAGGGCTGAGAAGGAGGAGCTGCTCCGGGTGCAccagaaggagaaggggagcgTCCAGAGTGAGTGTGCTGGTCTGCGCTTAGAGAGGGAGGCCATTTTGaagaagcagcagcagctcgAGAAGGACCTGGTCAG ttCCCGTGCCCAGAGTGCAGAGCTGAGCAGCAGCCTGAAGGCTCTGGAGAGGTCCcagcaggagctggagcagaggctgggggCCCTGCAGGAGCAGCACCAGCAGGACAACAGCAAGCTGCAGACCCAGCTGGACCACGCCACCAGCCGctccagagacctgcagagagaG TATGAGGAGACCCAGAGCGAGCTCTCAGATCTGAAGGAAAAGTACAAGAGGACTGAACAGGAAAAGCAGTCGATCACAGAGGAGCTTGATGAGTGTAAAGCAGATATGAAGGGGCTGCAGGATAAAGGATCAAGT ACTTCCCTATTGCTGCCTGTCCAAGCCATACTCATCGGCCTTATCCTGGCTTTGCTGTATTGGTGCTTCGGCGCATTGTGGTAG